From one Shewanella sp. GD04112 genomic stretch:
- a CDS encoding type II toxin-antitoxin system YafO family toxin: MEVKAVRIFTHPYLKEALGELATKALVDDFRVYKEGKGLPTTFGRDVPYLFTHNRSYLELQHLHFKAAGFPLKLVQFKRTSGYVLVYCPGFFNSHCYLLIAIIKHWDKNKPNDVDNTDRDSGLMNQLEKIAESFREQF, translated from the coding sequence ATGGAAGTAAAGGCGGTACGCATATTTACGCATCCCTATTTAAAAGAGGCCCTAGGTGAGCTGGCTACCAAAGCATTAGTAGATGATTTTCGGGTGTATAAGGAAGGTAAAGGCCTGCCTACCACCTTTGGCCGCGACGTTCCTTACCTGTTTACCCATAACCGCTCGTATCTTGAATTACAACATCTGCATTTCAAAGCTGCAGGTTTTCCGCTCAAGCTAGTGCAATTCAAACGGACCAGCGGTTATGTTCTGGTGTATTGTCCAGGCTTCTTCAACAGCCATTGTTACCTACTGATAGCCATCATTAAACATTGGGATAAGAACAAGCCGAATGATGTCGATAATACCGATCGTGATAGCGGCTTAATGAACCAACTGGAGAAAATAGCCGAAAGCTTCAGGGAGCAGTTTTAA
- a CDS encoding antitoxin of toxin-antitoxin stability system — protein MLQKILCGYTTPISKFKSNPSAALAEAQGDAIAVSSNNQIQFYAVPASLFEEMTAFCEFAQRGTTTLESIPAQFTAANLNMDKVSTQMANKLKQGAK, from the coding sequence ATGTTACAGAAAATTTTATGTGGCTATACCACACCGATCAGCAAGTTCAAATCAAACCCCAGTGCTGCATTAGCCGAAGCCCAAGGAGATGCAATTGCGGTGTCATCTAATAACCAAATCCAGTTTTATGCGGTACCGGCGTCACTGTTTGAAGAAATGACGGCGTTTTGTGAGTTTGCCCAACGTGGCACCACCACATTGGAAAGCATCCCTGCCCAGTTTACTGCTGCCAATCTAAACATGGATAAGGTTTCGACTCAGATGGCTAACAAACTGAAGCAAGGTGCCAAGTGA
- a CDS encoding type II toxin-antitoxin system HigB family toxin: protein MNYKFAMVYVRFVGSHAEYDKVDATTI, encoded by the coding sequence GTGAATTACAAGTTTGCAATGGTCTATGTTCGCTTTGTTGGTTCTCATGCTGAGTATGACAAAGTTGATGCAACCACAATTTAG
- a CDS encoding DNA-binding protein, with amino-acid sequence MQIKPIRTVADNEAALKRIEQLFDAEPNTPEGDELEVLITLVSAFEDAHFPIETPDPIAAIQFRMEQQGLVDADMVPFLGQRSRVSEVLNRQRRLSLNMIRKLNEGLKIPLPCLVKEYQLAK; translated from the coding sequence ATGCAAATTAAACCGATCAGAACCGTGGCTGATAATGAAGCAGCCTTAAAGCGTATTGAACAGCTTTTTGATGCTGAACCTAACACGCCAGAGGGTGATGAGCTGGAAGTGTTGATCACGCTGGTGAGCGCGTTTGAGGACGCTCATTTTCCAATTGAAACGCCAGATCCAATCGCGGCCATTCAGTTTCGCATGGAACAGCAAGGGCTTGTTGATGCCGATATGGTGCCGTTCCTTGGGCAACGTAGCCGAGTATCAGAAGTGCTAAACCGCCAACGTCGGCTTAGTCTGAACATGATCCGCAAGCTGAATGAGGGGCTTAAAATCCCGCTGCCTTGCTTGGTCAAAGAATACCAATTAGCTAAATAA
- the tnpA gene encoding IS200/IS605 family transposase produces MELRRGRHCVFMMHVHLIFIAKYRGKLFTDAHLKTMRDIMEKVCADFEAEIVEFNGEQDHVHLLVNYPPKVAISKLVNSLKGVSSRKLKQYYPNLHKPAYMKNALWSPSYFAGSVGGAPIDVLRQYIEQQDRPH; encoded by the coding sequence ATGGAATTACGAAGAGGAAGGCACTGCGTATTTATGATGCATGTGCATCTTATTTTTATTGCTAAATATCGTGGCAAGTTATTTACGGATGCGCATCTAAAAACGATGCGAGACATCATGGAAAAGGTCTGTGCGGATTTTGAGGCTGAGATCGTAGAGTTTAACGGGGAGCAAGACCACGTTCACCTGTTAGTGAACTACCCACCGAAAGTGGCTATATCGAAGCTGGTTAATAGTCTAAAGGGGGTTTCTAGCAGGAAGTTGAAACAGTACTATCCAAATCTTCATAAGCCAGCCTACATGAAAAATGCACTTTGGTCGCCCAGCTACTTTGCAGGATCTGTTGGGGGCGCTCCAATAGACGTATTAAGGCAATATATTGAGCAACAAGATAGGCCGCATTAA
- a CDS encoding RNA-guided endonuclease TnpB family protein has product MSIQTKTLSVRVKDKHAKLLRQMAYEVNQCFNLANELTMKASRNYSDAGAVRPVWMSAYDVQKPILSFRNESGFIIPSHTAQEVCAKHAQARKQFKRAKLRWRISSGSKRSLGFVPFKKGSAKWKSGQVLFAKQHFKVWDTYGLSQYEFTSGSFSEDSRGRWYFNVCVHVGASAPTSGKTAIGIDLGLKDTATCSDGAKLERGNFYRDLEADLGVAQRANKKKRVKAIHAKIKNRRKDALHKFSTRLVNENAAIFVGDVSSSKLAKTKMAKSVLDAGWSMLKTQLEYKAIARSVVFEIVNESYSTQTCSSCGAIPVSSPKGRTGLGIREWVCSECGAEHDRDINAATNILAAGHRRLAVGIPVL; this is encoded by the coding sequence ATGAGCATTCAGACCAAAACTTTAAGTGTTAGGGTAAAAGATAAACATGCGAAGCTGTTAAGACAGATGGCGTATGAAGTAAATCAATGCTTTAACCTGGCCAACGAACTAACCATGAAAGCGAGTCGCAACTATAGCGATGCTGGCGCGGTTAGACCTGTCTGGATGTCGGCTTACGATGTGCAAAAACCGATTCTAAGTTTTAGGAACGAATCTGGATTTATTATTCCATCCCACACAGCTCAAGAGGTCTGCGCCAAACACGCCCAAGCAAGAAAACAATTCAAACGAGCGAAGTTACGTTGGCGAATAAGCTCAGGCTCTAAACGCTCTCTTGGCTTTGTGCCGTTTAAAAAAGGTTCTGCTAAGTGGAAGAGTGGGCAAGTCTTATTCGCAAAACAGCACTTTAAGGTTTGGGATACCTACGGGCTTTCACAATACGAGTTTACTTCAGGATCTTTCTCTGAAGACTCAAGAGGACGCTGGTACTTTAATGTGTGTGTTCATGTAGGCGCCTCAGCGCCCACCTCTGGAAAGACAGCCATCGGTATCGATCTAGGGTTAAAAGATACGGCAACTTGCAGTGATGGGGCTAAATTAGAACGGGGGAACTTCTACCGCGATCTAGAGGCGGATTTAGGCGTTGCCCAAAGAGCAAATAAGAAAAAGCGAGTCAAGGCCATTCATGCGAAGATCAAGAATCGTCGCAAAGATGCTTTGCATAAATTTAGTACGCGGCTGGTCAATGAAAATGCCGCAATATTTGTTGGCGATGTGAGCAGCTCCAAGTTAGCGAAAACTAAAATGGCAAAATCGGTTTTAGACGCAGGCTGGTCAATGCTCAAAACACAATTGGAATATAAAGCGATAGCGCGGTCAGTTGTGTTCGAAATAGTCAATGAATCCTACTCCACCCAGACCTGTTCGAGCTGTGGGGCGATCCCCGTCAGCAGTCCGAAAGGTAGAACTGGTCTTGGAATAAGAGAATGGGTGTGCTCTGAGTGCGGAGCAGAGCACGACCGCGATATAAACGCGGCAACCAATATTCTCGCGGCGGGGCATCGCCGTCTAGCTGTAGGAATCCCCGTGCTTTAG